From the Mangifera indica cultivar Alphonso chromosome 10, CATAS_Mindica_2.1, whole genome shotgun sequence genome, one window contains:
- the LOC123227435 gene encoding rhodanese-like domain-containing protein 7 has product MQMRRSSAFMIRYRSPPLLILGMLSSSTSNLNPNPKLPLTMKPTSQNPQASHLFSNSNRISQPMTLSTRCFTGSSDPIPIVPKIQSTDPKPELDDPNLLVVVSFYKFADFPDHAELRKPLKELCQELRVSGGIILAPEGINGSICGTRATVERVLAFIQSDNRLKGLRQIESPVSPEEEAIHHGHSSSSPLAAGEDAPFRWDHVRVKLKTEIVTLGMPSVSPVEKVGKYVKPREWNTLISDPDTVVIDVRNNYETRIGKFKGAVDPFTTAFREFPSWVDDQFQLEGTGGNQSELEIKDSNEITKEAESTKKKLPKQVAMYCTGGIRCEKASSFLLSKGFKEVYHLEGGILKYLEEVPKTESLWEGECFVFDKRVSVEHGLEQGTFKLCYGCKQPVSDADMEAHEWEYGVTCPHCYSSKSEEEKERARARQRQFENWGIIGGPDKGRRPTSKADIVNKNFSQSSV; this is encoded by the exons ATGCAAATGCGAAGAAGTTCCGCCTTTATGATTAGGTATAGGTCACCGCCATTACTGATCTTGGGGATGTTATCATCTTCCACTTCAAACCTAAACCCTAATCCTAAATTACCTCTCACCATGAAACCCACCTCTCAAAACCCCCAAGCTTCTCACTTGTTTTCAAATTCCAATAGAATTTCTCAACCCATGACACTTTCCACCAGATGCTTCACTGGTTCTTCGGACCCCATCCCCATTGTGCCCAAAATCCAATCAACGGATCCAAAACCAGAGTTGGATGACCCGAATCTTCTTGTAGTTGTCTCTTTCTACAAGTTTGCGGATTTCCCCGACCACGCTGAGTTGCGGAAGCCATTGAAGGAGCTTTGTCAGGAACTG CGTGTGTCAGGTGGTATCATTCTGGCACCAGAAGGGATCAATGGCAGCATATGTGGGACACGAGCGACTGTGGAAAGAGTTCTTGCATTCATTCAAAGTGATAACCGTTTGAAGGGGCTTAGACAAATTGAGTCTCCTGTCAGTCCTGAGGAGGAGGCTATACATCATGGACACAGCAGCAGTTCTCCTCTTGCAGCTGGGGAAGATGCTCCCTTTCGGTGGGATCATGTGAGGGTCAAGTTGAAGACGGAG ATTGTTACTCTTGGAATGCCGTCTGTATCACCTGTAGAGAAGGTCGGGAAGTATGTGAAGCCTAGAGAGTGGAATACTTTGATTAGTGATCCTGATACG GTAGTGATTGATGTGCGCAATAACTATGAAACTAGAATTGGAAAGTTTAAAGGAGCAGTCGATCCATTTACTACAGCATTTCGTGAGTTTCCATCTTGGGTGGATGATCAGTTCCAACTTGAAGGAACTGGTGGCAATCAGTCAGAGTTAGAGATCAAGGATTCAAATGAAATTACCAAAGAAGCGGAGAGTACGAAAAAGAAATTGCCAAAGCAGGTTGCAATGTACTGCACAGGAGGAATTCGATGTGAGAAGGCTTCCAGTTTTCTCCTAAGCAAAGGTTTTAAAGAG GTGTATCATTTGGAAGGAGGGATTCTGAAATACCTTGAGGAAGTCCCAAAGACTGAGAGCCTCTGGGAGGGTGAGTGCTTTGTGTTTGACAAACGAGTGTCGGTTGAACATGGGTTGGAACAAGGAACTTTCAAGCTTTGCTATGGATGCAAACAACCAGTTAGCGATGCCGACATGGAAGCCCATGAGTGGGAGTATGGAGTTACTTGTCCACATTGTTACTCATCAAAATCTGAAGAGGAGAAAGAAAGAGCAAGAGCACGGCAAAGGCAATTCGAGAATTGGGGCATTATTGGTGGTCCTGACAAGGGTCGACGACCAACATCAAAGGCTGATATTGTGAATAAGAACTTTTCCCAAAGTTCAGTTTAG
- the LOC123227434 gene encoding uncharacterized aarF domain-containing protein kinase At5g05200, chloroplastic: MAISSIKFGSFVLPQLPAITNKTSGGLRKLKYPSKKFILLAQYSQTQDLFSSRLQNSIENLPKLVEDIVRTSINTGPRGALRLAQGIQAVVGVGGEWLADVSKSTNSSTGLPTQLQLGLFSPVYLRKLFERMGATYIKLGQFLASAPTLFPPEYVQEFQNCFDRAPAVPFEEIKRTLREELGRPIDSVYEYIDPMPLASASIAQVHAARLRGSQEDVVIKVLKPGIEDILVADLNFIYVVARILEYLNPEFSRASLVAIVKDIRESMLEEVDFYKEAVNIESFRRYLEAMGLTRQATAPNVYHHCSTRRVLTMERLYGVPLTDLDSISSLVSNPESSLITALNVWFGSLLACETFHADVHAGNLWLLRDGRIGFLDFGIVGRISPKTWAAMDVFLASIATEEYESMALALIEMGATSKDIDAKAFSRDLEKIFSSIQELDTEIVVATARGTNTNATAVSANLVVDERQMNALFLDVVRVSESYGLKFPREFALLMKQLLYFDRYTRLLAPNLNMLQDQRIAIVSNRRSNSNYKVINVE, encoded by the exons ATGGCGATTTCATCAATTAAATTTGGATCCTTTGTGCTGCCACAGTTGCCTGCAATTACCAACAAAACGTCAGGTGGCTTGAGGAAGCTCAAGTATccatcaaaaaaatttattttacttgcCCAGTACTCCCAAACACAGGATCTTTTCTCTTCTCGTCTTCAAA ATAGTATTGAGAACTTGCCCAAATTGGTGGAAGATATCGTCCGGACATCTATAAATACAGGCCCACGAGGAGCTTTAAGACTAGCTCAAGGTATCCAAGCAGTCGTTGGGGTTGGTGGCGAGTGGCTAGCTGATGtatctaag TCAACAAATTCCTCCACTGGATTACCTACTCAATTGCAGCTTGGATTATTTTCCCCTGTATATTTGAGGAAATTGTTTGAGCGCATGGGAGCAACCTATATTAAGTTAGGTCAG TTTTTAGCTTCTGCCCCCACCTTGTTTCCTCCGGAATACGTCCAAGAATTTCAAAACTGTTTTGACCGAGCTCCTGCTGTTCCCTTTGAAGAGATAAAACGGACCTTGCGGGAGGAATTAGGGAGACCAATAGATAGTGTCTATGAATATATTGATCCTATGCCACTTGCCTCAGCCTCTATAGCACAG GTTCATGCTGCAAGGCTCCGAGGTTCTCAAGAGGATGTAGTTATAAAAGTCTTGAAACCTGGAATAGAGGATATTTTAGTGGCAGATCTTAACTTTATTTATGTTGTTGCTCGCATATTGGAGTATTTGAATCCTGAATTCAGCCGTGCTTCACTG GTCGCTATTGTGAAAGACATACGAGAGTCAATGCTTGAAGAAGTCGACTTTTATAAGGAGGCTGTAAACATTGAGTCCTTTAGGAGATATCTAGAAGCCATGGGACTCACAAGGCAAGCTACAGCTCCGAATGTGTATCACCATTGCAGCACCCGTCGTGTTTTAACAATGGAGAGGCTATATGGAGTTCCTCTGACTGACCTGGACTCTATAAGTTCACTTGTTTCTAATCCAGAGTCCAGCCTTATAACTGCCCTTAACGTGTG GTTTGGAAGTTTGCTTGCCTGTGAAACCTTTCATGCAGATGTGCATGCTGGCAATTTGTGGCTGTTACGTGATGGTCGGATTGGATTCCTTGATTTTG gaaTCGTTGGACGCATATCCCCAAAAACATGGGCTGCTATGGATGTGTTTTTGGCATCAATTGCCACTGAGGAATACGAGTCAATGGCTTTGGCCCTGATTGAAATGGGAGCTACAAGCAAGGATATCGATGCAAAGGCATTCTCAAGAGACTTGGAAAAGATATTTTCATCCATACAG GAGCTGGATACGGAAATAGTAGTTGCAACAGCCAGGGGAACAAACACAAATGCAACTGCTGTATCTGCAAATCTAGTTGTTGATGAGAGACAGATGAATGCACTTTTCCTTGATGTG GTTAGGGTAAGTGAATCATACGGGCTAAAGTTTCCGAGGGAGTTTGCACTTCTTATGAAGCAGCTTCTGTATTTTGATAGATATACACGTTTGCTGGCCCCCAACTTGAACATGCTTCAGGACCAGAGGATTGCCATTGTATCTAACAGAAGAAGCAACAGCAACTATAAGGTTATCAATGTCGAATGA